One genomic region from Bactrocera tryoni isolate S06 chromosome 3, CSIRO_BtryS06_freeze2, whole genome shotgun sequence encodes:
- the LOC120771700 gene encoding protein O-glucosyltransferase 2-like, with translation MLWFTLLLPILLSIIELAYSIDESRLVDAEKTLVWGPGLKPDEVVLPARYFFIHAVDKNGRKFEQSPPQEFQVLIKGNSPHGKCRSNVNFIDRGDGSSIIRYTIADWCDQVELEVRYNGSHVAHSPYVIYNKVYSERCYCPQDLKLWMLHNNCPSGLNDKQIAWDLHSFKRVNFSAIRENLLRRYNQPESVSLCHYVVKQQQIWRQCYGKYTGFKMFMDATLLALGRVALLPDMEFYLNLGDWPLSKKGGQQRTSGPYPIFSWCGSDDSYDIVLPTYDITESTVENMGRVTLDMLSVQKSEYPWDIKEAKAFWRGRDSRRERLELIELARMHPNWLNASLTNFFFFRNEEDKYGPKVPHISFLEFFRYKYQLNVDGVVAAYRFPYLLASDSLVFKQDSGFYEHFYSKLTPYKHYVPFKRDLSDLIERLQWAKENDDRAREIVSEARKFVEANLMPQHIYCYHMALFKEWSTRLVSPITVLPGMEKVEQVYTCSCKEPPYPRDEL, from the exons ATGTTGTGGTTTACGCTTTTATTACCAATTTTGCTATCAATAATTGAATTAGCTTACTCTATCGATGAGAGTCGCTTAGTCGATGCTGAAAAAACACTGGTGTGGGGGCCTGGCTTGAAGCCGGATGAAGTTGTTTTACCAGCGCGTTACTTTTTCATACATGCTGTGGACAAAAATGGGCGCAA ATTTGAGCAATCACCCCCACAAGAATTTCAAGTGCTTATCAAAGGCAATTCGCCGCATGGTAAATGTCGGTCAAATGTAAATTTCATCGATCGCGGCGATGGCTCCTCGATTATACGCTATACTATCGCCGATTGGTGTGATCAAGTTGAATTGGAAGTACGCTATAATGGCTCACATGTGGCACATTCCCCTTATGTTATATATAACAAAGTATATTCGGAACGTTGCTACTGCCCACaagatttaaaattgtggatGTTGCACAACAATTGTCCGTCAGGTTTGAATGACAAACAAATCGCTTGGGACTTGCATTCATTTAAGCGTGTCAACTTTAGCGCTATCCGAGAAAACCTTTTGAGGCGCTACAATCAACCGGAGAGCGTATCGTTGTGTCATTATGTAGTGAAACAGCAACAAATATGGCGCCAATGTTATGGCAAGTATACTGGTTTCAAAATGTTCATGGATGCAACCTTGTTGGCATTAGGTCGCGTTGCCTTACTGCCAGATATGGAATTCTATTTGAATTTGGGCGATTGGCCGCTTTCGAAAAAAGGCGGACAACAGCGTACTTCTGGCCCATATCCAATATTCTCGTGGTGCGGTAGTGATGACTCGTACGACATAGTGCTGCCCACATACGACATAACCGAGTCCACGGTAGAGAATATGGGACGTGTAACGTTGGATATGTTGTCTGTGCAAAAAAGTGAATATCCATGGGACATCAAGGAAGCTAAAGCTTTCTGGCGCGGCAGAGATTCACGTCGCGAGCGACTTGAATTAATCGAATTGGCGCGTATGCATCCAAATTGGTTAAATGCATCACTAAcgaatttcttcttcttccgcAACGAGGAAGACAAGTACGGTCCAAAAGTGCCGCATATATCGTTTTTGGAATTCTTTCGG TATAAATACCAGCTAAATGTGGATGGCGTCGTCGCTGCTTATCGCTTTCCCTATTTGCTTGCCAGCGATTCGTTGGTATTCAAACAAGATTCGGGTTTCTATGAACACTTCTACAGCAAATTAACGCCGTATAAACATTATGTGCCATTTAAACGCGATTTAAGTGATTTAATTGAACGTTTACAGTGGGCAAAGGAAAATGACGATCGCGCACGTGAAATTGTGTCAGAAGCACGTAAATTCGTCGAAGCAAATCTAATGCCACAGCACATTTACTGCTATCATATGGCTTTATTTAAG GAATGGAGCACCCGTCTAGTCTCGCCCATTACTGTGTTGCCTGGCATGGAGAAGGTCGAACAGGTCTACACTTGTTCTTGCAAAGAACCGCCTTACCCAAGAGATGAACTGTAG
- the LOC120771702 gene encoding uncharacterized protein LOC120771702 produces MVKRMEALDNRVADNLLKTDAVISKLRTLDNKITNDIHSSTHDSGNGSGRSARIANMANAELLDNRLLLLDQKVSDIDTKLEVLKTQIDNNFLQVDDINAEASEKKPISMNVVEITKAMNAEVMNHVSTELNELRDTTDNIDKKLQFHINIVSENVGRMLRMVGDIHEAVVDHQEQLNSLNATTTAMPIIKSSKIDALVKQIRPMVSVSEKMDEVWDVVVGTKSSVINDLLPKSDALLTQTQRQERAIGEIHHDLKAKTNQIINNLDMVEKRLKKQEDDVQLLAQRPVPAELLMDPTIDRLVEYDPNRYSVIDEYPEANMPTTPIGSSASSTAPPPTAAATTATLNAYTNAATTTPSPSVSVGSQPTVTAYTVTAAQMAANLAGNTGASTASVASSAATTTTTSAKPLSRKGGIIFPSVKNKPSVVNSTFSTDILALKDIKGFSCVDLLNAGMRHSGVFYLQIRGTTYWFLKVFCEQEVADGGWTVIQRRDDFGEPRENFNRDWADYKNGFGDPAKEFWLGNENIYMLTNNEDYALRVELEDFEGNKRYAQYSHFKIHSEADYYKLEIDGYEGNAGDSLNDPWYGSNNSPFSTYNRDNDRSSLNCASMLKGGWWWKSCGRGLNGLYLHDPQDLTARQGIVWFRWRGWDYTLKKATMMIRPRAPQPMGSTASTS; encoded by the exons ATGGTGAAGCGCATGGAGGCGCTGGACAATCGTGTAGCCGACAATCTACTTAAAACCGACGCTGTCATCTCCAAACTACGCACACTAGACAACAAAATCACCAACGACATACACAGCTCCACACATGACAGCGGCAATGGAAGCGGGCGCTCAGCACGCATTGCCAATATGGCCAATGCAGAGCTTTTGGACAATCGTCTATTGCTGCTCGACCAAAAAGTGAGCGATATTGACACGAAGCTCGAGGTGCTCAAAACACAAATCGATAATAATTTCCTACAAGTGGACGATATTAATGCGGAGGCGAGTGAGAAGAAGCCCATAAGCATGAATGTTGTCGAGATAACGAAAGCAATGAATGCGGAAGTAATGAATCACGTGTCGACGGAATTGAATGAATTGCGCGACACGACCGACAACATCGATAAGAAATTGCAATtccatataaatattgtatCGGAGAATGTGGGACGCATGTTGCGCATGGTTGGCGATATACACGAAGCCGTCGTGGATCATCAAGAGCAGCTGAATTCATTGAATGCCACAACAACAGCGATGCCGATTATAAAGTCGAGTAAAATCGATGCGCTCGTGAAGCAAATACGACCAATGGTCTCCGTGTCGGAGAAAATGGACGAAGTGTGGGACGTTGTGGTGGGCACAAAGTCCTCCGTTATCAATGATTTGCTACCCAAATCGGATGCTTTACTGACGCAAACGCAGCGACAGGAACGCGCTATCGGTGAGATACATCATGATTTGAAGGCGAAAACGAATCAAATAATCAACAACTTGGATATGGTGGAGAAGCGCTTAAAGAAACAGGAAGATGATGTGCAGCTGTTGGCTCAACGACCAGTGCCAGCTGAGTTGCTGATGGATCCCACTATTGATCGACTCGTCGAATATGATCCAAATCG CTACTCCGTAATCGATGAGTATCCCGAGGCGAACATGCCCACCACACCGATCGGTTCCAGCGCCAGCTCGACCGCGCCACCGCCGACAGCGGCCGCAACAACTGCCACGCTTAACGCATACACCAATGCTGCTACGACAACGCCCAGTCCATCGGTGTCTGTGGGCAGTCAGCCTACGGTAACCGCATATACCGTTACCGCTGCGCAAATGGCTGCTAATTTGGCTGGTAACACAGGCGCATCCACAGCAAGTGTCGCATCATCGGCTGCTACTACCACAACAACATCGGCAAAGCCACTCTCGCGCAAGGGTGGCATTATTTTCCCCAGCGTGAAAAATAAACCGTCTGTGGTGAATTCGACATTCTCCACCGACATACTCGCACTGAAGGACATAAAG GGTTTTTCGTGTGTTGACCTTTTAAACGCTGGTATGCGTCATTCTggtgtgttttatttacaaattcgtGGTACAACCTATTGGTTTTTAAAGGTGTTCTGTGAACAGGAAGTCGCTGATGGCGGTTGGacg GTTATACAAAGGCGTGATGATTTCGGTGAGCCTCGAGAAAACTTCAATCGCGACTGGGCAGACTATAAGAACGGCTTTGGTGACCCAGCAAAAGAGTTTTGGTTAGGTAATGAAAACATTTATATGCTCACCAATAATGAGGATTACGCGCTGCGTGTTGAGCTAGAGGACTTTGAGGGCAATAAGAG ATATGCGCAATATTCACACTTTAAAATACATTCCGAAGCTGATTACTATAAATTAGAAATTGATGGTTATGAAGGCAATGCGGGCGACTCGCTTAATGATCCCTGGTACGGCTCAAATAACAGTCCTTTCTCGACTTATAATAGAGATAATGATAGGAGCTCCCTGAATTGTGCTAGTATGCTGAAG GGCGGCTGGTGGTGGAAGTCATGCGGTCGTGGCCTAAATGGTCTGTACTTACACGATCCACAAGATTTAACTGCCCGTCAAGGCATCGTTTGGTTCCGTTGGCGCGGCTGGGACTACACCCTCAAGAAGGCTACCATGATGATCCGCCCACGTGCACCACAACCTATGGGTAGCACAGCATCGACTTCATAA